The Humulus lupulus chromosome 4, drHumLupu1.1, whole genome shotgun sequence genome has a window encoding:
- the LOC133829723 gene encoding phenylacetaldehyde reductase-like, whose product MSGAGKVVCVTGASGYIASWLVKVLLQSGYIVKATVSNLSDSKKTDHLLALDGAKERLHLFEANLMDQGSFDSAVNGCDGVFHTASPSFLSAPHPHAEIIEPAVKGTLNVLRSCAKVPSVKRVVITSSMASVVFNGTQCTPDVVVDETWFSDPAVCENMKLYYPLSKTLAEEAAWKFAKENMIDLVTIHPAVVLGPLLPPVINGSVELVIQLLKGNQMFPNEVFGYVDVRDVANAHIQAMEVASASGRYCLVGCVAHMCDLLKILKDLYPSLNIPEKCEDEQLQLPKYQVSDLKAKSLGINFVPLEVSLRDTVESLKEKGFINI is encoded by the exons ATGAGTGGAGCAGGAAAAGTGGTGTGTGTTACAGGAGCTTCAGGTTACATAGCTTCATGGCTAGTGAAGGTCTTACTACAAAGTGGATATATTGTCAAAGCCACTGTCAGTAATCTAA GTGATTCAAAGAAAACAGACCACTTACTTGCACTAGATGGAGCTAAAGAAAGACTTCATTTATTTGAAGCAAATTTAATGGACCAAGGCTCTTTTGATTCTGCTGTCAATGGATGTGATGGTGTTTTTCACACAGCCTCTCCTTCATTTCTCTCAGCTCCACACCCTCAT GCAGAAATAATAGAGCCAGCAGTGAAGGGAACACTGAATGTTCTGAGGTCATGTGCTAAAGTTCCTTCTGTAAAGAGAGTGGTTATAACATCTTCCATGGCTTCAGTTGTATTCAATGGAACACAATGCACCCCTGATGTGGTTGTTGACGAGACATGGTTTTCTGATCCTGCTGTTTGCGAGAATATGAAG CTTTATTATCCACTTTCGAAAACTCTAGCTGAGGAGGCTGCTTGGAAATTCGCAAAAGAAAACATGATCGATTTGGTCACTATTCATCCAGCAGTAGTACTTGGTCCTCTCTTGCCACCAGTTATTAATGGTAGTGTGGAGCTGGTTATTCAACTTTTAAAGG GGAATCAAATGTTTCCAAATGAAGTTTTTGGATATGTTGATGTCAGAGATGTTGCAAATGCACACATTCAAGCAATGGAAGTTGCTTCAGCTAGTGGAAGATATTGTCTAGTTGGATGTGTTGCACACATGTGTGATCTTTTAAAGATTTTAAAAGACCTCTACCCTTCTCTGAATATTCCTGAAAA GTGTGAAGATGAGCAGCTGCAACTGCCAAAGTATCAAGTATCAGATTTGAAAGCAAAGAGTCTGGGAATCAATTTCGTCCCGTTGGAAGTGAGCTTGAGAGACACTGTAGAAAGCTTGAAGGAAAAAGGCTTTATAAATATCTAA